Part of the Serinus canaria isolate serCan28SL12 chromosome 1, serCan2020, whole genome shotgun sequence genome is shown below.
aggtgggaaatcACCTGagtggggcacagggacacaatcCCAATCCCTTTCCTGATCCcagctgggggctcagcccagggcacggggggctctgggctggggcaggtccagctctctcagggctgctccctctgctcagcccagcctggattGATCCTGGGCTGTCCCAACCCAAGTGCAGCCCCTGACCTTGATAAACCTCAGTTGATTCCCATGGGGCACTTCTTGAGTTTGTCCACATCCCTCTGGATGGCCACATCCTTTAGAAGTGTCACCTGCCCCTGCAGCTTGGTGTTAcctgcaaacttgctgaggatCCTCTTGATCCTtctgtcattaatgaagatattaagTAACACTGATTCATTAATGAAGCTATTAAGTAACACTGGTCTCAGTACGGACTCCTGAGGGGCACCACTGGTGACTGATGTCCATCAGGACTCTGAGCTTTTGACCACTGTCCTCTGGATGTGACCATCCAGACAAGTGCTAATGCACCTGACGGTGCACTTGTCAAATTCTTCACTCCAGTTTGGAGAGAAGAATGTTGTGGGGGCACTGGGTCAAATACTTTACAGAAGTCCAGATAAATGCCATCTGTAGCTCTTCCCTTGCCCACTGGTGTAGCCTGTTCACCACAGGTCAGACGGGATTTTCCCTTTGTGAAGCCATGCTGGTTGTTTCAAATCATGTCCCTGTCCTCCATGTGCCTTAGCAGAGCTTCTAGGAGGATCTGTTCCATgctcttcccagcacagaggtgaggctgacaggGTGGTAGCTTCCAGAAACatcctctctttccttctttaagGGAATGGGTTTTCATTGCCATAGGGCAAGGTTAGATCATGTATTTGGAGAAGATTCTTCCCAATGAgagtggggaggccctggcacaggtgcccagagcagctggggctgcccctggatccctggcagtgtcccaggccaggttggacattgggatttggagcagcctggggcagtggaaggtgtccctgccatggcagggggtggaactcTTAAGATGAGTTTTGAGGTCCTTCCCCacctaaaccattccatgactaTGATACTACTCAGAAAGAGCTGTGTTCCCTCTGGGCCTCTGTCCTCACTTACAAGATTTGGGTAATTTTTGGAAAGAAGTGTTGTAAAAGAAGTGTTGTTTTATTACTTAACtctgagaggaaggaaagagctggaaagggagTGTGTCCTGTTTGTGTGTGGTAGTTCAGTGAATTGGGCATGGTTTGCAAGTTTAATTGTTTTGTACCTCTGTCCATGTACTTTACATCTAATCTGAAAGAATTTTTATATGCAGTCTTAGAAATGTTTACAAAGTAAATGTCATTTTTTCTAGATGTAGacaaaaatactgtgaaaaataGTACTCAGTCTACAAAAAGGAGCTCTACAGGTGAAGATGAAATTCctaggaaaaaagcaaagaaaaacaagaagcacaaaagcaagaagaagaagaaaaagaagaagaaaaggaagaaagagaagaagcaTAAAAAGCAACCAAAGGAATCCAAGCTGAGTGCACGTCCCGGAGAGCCTGCAGGCGTGCAGCTGGCCCCTCACTTGGTGCCAGAGCAGTCCAGCTCCCAAGTGAATGTACAGCATGGAGTGTTTGCAGATGCAAACCTGGCTGGCCACGTGCAGCCAGAACTGTGCTCCAAACCAGCTGAGGGGCTTGATAATCAAGCTTTAGGACTTGTTTCTCATTCAGTGACTGATTCTCAGCAATCTGCAGAAAATCTTGGAAGTGGGGAGGGGACTTTGTATGCAGCAAATCCTCCATTTAATTTAGAAAGCACCCAGTCTAATATCCCAGAAAATACTAGTATAGCTCAAACTAGAATTTGCACTAGCGAAGAACAAATTCAACAGTCCCATGAAAATACTTATCCTGTAGCTATTAATGCCAGTGTTGTTGATACTGGAAATAATACTTGGTCCAGCATCCCATCTGGAATTGTCAGTAAATCAGAGATTCAGAAAGATTCAGTACAAGCACTGGGAGGTACAGAAGTCGCTCTGAAATCTCAAGGCATTGGGGAAGTAAAAGCTTTGGACGCAGCTCTGGAGCCTGAGGCCATGGAGGTGTTGACTTACTCAGAAGCATCTCATCAGTCTGTGTCTCagagggcagcacaggggtTGGAAACAGCTTCAGAATCCCTGTCCTTGGCAAGTGGTGTGACAACAACCCCTACACCTGCAAATTTGGCACATCCAGGTGCTGTGACTGTAGTTCAcatggctgtggctgggcaAGAAGTGAAAATTCcagaaacaactgaaaaatCTCTGCACATGGGAAATGTGAGAAGTGTGGAGAGACCTTCAGAACTGGGGGGTGCTAGCAGAACTTtggagccatccctgcagccctcagtTATATCTGGGAGTGTGAGCATGACACAGGGCAGCCCTCTGGAGACTTCCAGTGTTCTGAAAGCAGGTGTACCTTTGCAACATCCTTTGACAATATCTGCAGCCACCCCTGTGACCCACATGGAAATAAGTGCCAAAACACCTCCAGGACCAGGAGCTGTTACAAAAATGAAGGATACGGAACCAGCTACGGGGAGTGTGAAAGCTTTAGAAACAACCGTGGAACCTGTTGTAGCAAAAGATGTCAGAGCAGCTCATGAAAGTCTGCAAGGCAAAAGTTTGGAAGGTACCACTGGTTCTGCAACAGCACTGGGTGCATCGGGAGTATTCGTACAGCACGGAGTCTTGACAGGTACAAGGGGTGTGGACAGAACCCAGGGACCTGCACTTCCAGCAGGATTGACAGCTATGAACGTGGTTGCAGAGACAAGAGGAGTACCTTCAGAACCTGCAGCGGTTGCACAGACCTTCATTCCCCAAACAGCTCCAGAAGTCCACGTGGCAGAGGGTTTTAGAAGTCCACGAGCAAAAGATTCAGAAGGTACTTCATTGCTGAGAGAATCAAGACCTGAGAGTGAATCACATGTGAGAGGCTTGGCACCTTCCCTGTCTTTGCAGAAGGAAAGCACACAAGGTCCAGGAGGAGTCCTGAGACCAGTGGCTGTGGTGGAAGCAAAAACTTTACCAACAGCGTCAATGTCCTTACAAGTAGAAGGTGTAAAAGCTTCAGAAGAAGCTCTGCATTGTGGGACTATTGCAAGTCCAGGACTTCCTGCCTTAGAAAGGACTCCTGAACCTGTGGTTGCATGTGAAAGCATGGAACCAGTTAGAGAGGCTGAGGCATCAGCAGGGGTGATGCCATGGCAAgccacagcagagagagaacCTCTCCATGCAAGCCAGACAGAGAGTTCCATCATTGCACAGTCGCAGGTCATGACACTCACAGGACCCTCACAAACTGAGGTGCTGAGGAAGAGACAGGATTCGGAACATGTTCCAGAAGCAGAGACAAGGAGCAGAGAAGCAATCCTAGAAACTGCGCAAACTTCAGAAACCAGTTCAAAATCTATTCAGGAACAAGTAGTAGGTCATTCAGCAGCAGTATTGGAGTCTTTGCCCAGAGTGGAAGAAAACAGTATGGCATCAGGAGTACTGACAGATATGCAAACTCAGGGATCTACTGTAGAACATGAAATTGCAGCAAGGAGGACCAGCACCCAAGGAAATGAGCTCTCAGAaatagagaaagcaaaatatctgGAACCAGCATCAGAACCTGGAGGAATGAGGTGGTTAGAGAGTATGAAAGAGTCTGCAACAGTAGAGGTGAAAGGTTCTGAAACAGGTGAAAAGCTTGAGGTACCCATGGGTGATGCTTCAGCAGCTGTTCCAGAAAACTTGCATGCTGAAAAGCAACAAGATCTTCAAGTAGTTCTAGAAGCAAAACCTGCTGCAGAATGGAAGAGTTCAGAAGAGGCTCCAGAAATCTTGGgtgtttctgaaataaaatcttctgAAGCAGTTCCAAAACCAGGGGATGTGAAAGGCCTGGAAACCACACTGGAACATGAAGTGACAGCCGAGGTACAATATGTAGAAGGAATACAGAGTCAACAGGTGGAGGATATGGTGATTGAGAAGGAAGATGCTGAGCAGAGTCAAACATCTGAGCCTTTAGTAGCAGAAACAGTTTTTAGTTCTTCACatgcagctgaggaaaaagTTTCAGCAGGGACTCCTGAAGCAGAAACACAAGATTTGGAAACAGCTCCTCGGACTGATGTAGAGCTGAAAGATGCAGAAGCAGTTGCAGGGTTGGAGGCAGAGACAAAAGTTTTGGAAGCAGGACCAGCACCTGAGACTGATGCAGAAGCAGGTTCAGAACTTATAGAGGAAGGCCAGTTGGAAGACACTCCAGAGGCTGAAGATGTCAAAGAAGCAACTCCCGAAGAGGACTCTGAGAAAAGAGACTCGGAAACATCCGATGTGCAACCTGATGTGGCAGCACGAATGAAGGAGACTCTCATGAGGCTGGAGAATGTTGTTGAAAAAAGTAGTCATAGAACCAGTGAGAAAAAACATGattcaaagaaacagaaaaggagccGTTCCAAGTCTCAGTCCAGGTCTAGGAAGCGGAAGAAAAAATCAAGGTCACGTTCCACTTCCAGGCGTTTGACCTCTAAAAGAGCACGTTCTAGGAGCAGAAACTATTCAGTTTCCAGAAAAAAGCATTCCAAATCTAGGTCCCGATCtgtggagaagagagagagacgAATGTCTTCCCGGCGGTCCAGGCGCAGGCATTCTAGGTCATCTGACCGTTACAGGTCTAAATCCAGATCAGCAGAAAAGAGATTGTCCAGACGGAGACGTTCCAGGTCGTCTGACCACTACAGGTCTAAATCCAGGTCAGCAGAGAAGCGATTGTCCTCCCGAAGGTCCAGACGCAGACGCTCCAGGTCGTCTGACCGCTACAGATCCAAGTCCAGGTCCGTGGAGAAGAGATTGTCCTCCCGAAGATCTGGGCGCAGACGTTCCAGGTCTTCCGACCGCTACAGGTCTAAGTCACGGTCAGTGGAGAAGGGGCTGTCCTCCCGAAGGTCCGGGCGCAGACGTTCCAGGTCTTCCGACCGCTACAGATCCAAGTCCAGGTCAGCAGAGAAGCGATTGTCCTCCCGAAGGTCTGGGCGCAGACGTTCCAGGTCTTCTGACCGCTACAGATCCAAGTCCAGGTCAGTGGAGAAGCGGCTGTCCTCCCGAAGGTCCGGGCGCAGACGTTCCAGGTCATCCGACCACTACAGGTCTAAGTCACGGTCAGCGGAAAAGAGGTTGTCCTCCTGGCGATCCCGCCGCAGACATTCCAGGTCCTCTGACCGTTCAAAATCTAGATCTAGGTCTTCAGAAaagggaggaggctggaggtTCAGACATCGCTCTGGTTCCTCTGATCGTTCAAAATCCAGGTCAAGATCTGTTGAGAAAAGAGGTCGGAAGGCATCTGTGCGGAGGTCCAAACGTCAGCGCTCAAAGTCTTCGGATCGCTACAAGTCTCGATCCAGGTCAGTAGAAAAAAGGGATCGAAAGCAATCGTCGCGGAAGTCTAAACGTCAGCGCTCCAAGTCCTCTGACCGTTACAAGTCTAGATCcaaatcagtggaaaaaaagaaggaatccTCACGAAAATCCAAGCGTCGGCGCTCAAAATCTTCTGAACGTTACAAGTCTAGGTCTAGGTCCGTCGAAAAAAAGCGCAAGGAGTcttcaaaaaaatccaaacGAAAACGTTCCAAGTCCTCTGACAGTGTTAAGTCAAGGTCCaaatctgtagaaaaaaaagataagttATCCTCAGCAAAGTCCAGTAGCAAGCATGAGTCTTCTGAACTTCAGGAGTCAGCCAAAGGTCTTGATGAAGATGTTCCTCAATCTTCTTTTGGAAGTGAAGGTAAATCCTCTAATGGTCCCACATCAGTAGCTTTGTCTGATGAAGGAGTAAATGGCCCAGTGCTGCCACCATCATTTGGAAGTGGATTATCCAAAACTTCAGAGAGCCTTGAGGAAAGGTCCTCATCTGTTGAAAAAACAGTAGATCTGCAGCATTCTGCCATGTCTGAATTGGATACCTCCAAAACCCCAGATGACCAGGAACTGAGATCCACATCTGTGGAAAAAACACAGGATTCACAGCTGTCCATGACATCTGAAAATGGATCaactgaaagagcagcagctctggagtctTCAGTGCTACCTGAACTTCCATACTCCACATCCGAGTCAAGATCCTCATCTGTTGAAAAAAGGGGAGAACAAGAAACTTCTTCAGTAGCAGAATTTCAGGTCTCTGCATCCCGTGAAAGGGAGTCCAGAACTGCACCTCTCAAAGAAGTGGAAGGTCCAGAGCTTCCTCCAGCACTTAGAAGAGACATGGAAGTTCAGTCATCTCTCCTGTCCGAAGGTGGGGTGTCCAACTTGTCTGATGGCCACGATTCACAACATATCCCTGGTGAACACAAAGAGCTTTCACAGGTCCTGCAAGTACCTGAACGTGAGTCTTCCCAGCTGGCTGACAGCCCTGGAGCAGTGGAAGCTCAGAGACCTTTCCTGCCACCTGACATGATCCGCCCTGTGATCCCTGATGGCTGTGAGTCAGGCCAGATGCAGGAGCCTCCTCTGGCTTCCTCTGGTGGACACTTTGTGTCTCCTGATGGACATGGATCAGGATCCAGCTTTGCTGCACCAATAGAGGAGCATCCATTGTCTGTAGGCGAGTCCTTTAAGTCACCATATGGAAATGAACAAAGATTTTTATCTGTTGAAAAAGTCAAGACTCCAGATGTTTCTTTGACATCTGTGTGTGGTTCTGTTGAGGTGTCTGCCAATGTCATTTCAGTGTCTTCTTTTGAAGTTCATGAGTCCAGGTCATCTGTCGACAAAGCTTTAGACGGTCCAACGCTTCCTCAAGTGCTTGAGGTCGACTGCTCCAGATCTTTGGAAATGCACGAATCGAGATACCTAACTGGAAAAATAGACGGTGCAGGATCTTTGGTGATGTCTAAAAGTGGGATTCCCATATGCCACGATGGCCACAAAGCAAAGTACAACTCCTTTGAGCAAACAGAGAGTGCAGAACTGTCAGTGGCATCTGAGCTCCGGTGTTCCATCTTACCTGAAGGCTATAAATTGACATCTGCTGCAGTTGAAAAAGTGGAAACCCAGAAGCCTTCTCTCTCACTGGAAAGTGGCTTCTCTGTGTCTGCTGACGGTTGTGAATCAGTGGGCACACCTGAAAAACTACAGCCCCCAGTGACTGCTGTGCCATCGGAAGGTGGGGTTCTGCTCTTGCCCGACAGTCATGTGGAGAAATGAGACCCGTCCCTgtggagaaaacagaaatgctgaattcATCTGAACTGAAACACCTGGCGTCCCCTGATGGCCACAAGCTGAGATCTGCCTACAGTGAAGAAGTGCAGGTGCAGGAGCCCATTCTGATACGGGAAAGCAGGTATTCTGTTGCCTCCGATGGTCATGAGTTGGCATCCACCACTTCTGAAAGAGCTGAGGAGCCTTCTCAAGTGTCTGAAAATGAGTACACAATAGGGCTTGATGGCCCGGAGTTAACATCAACCCCTGCTGAAAAAACGGAGCTGCGGAAGCTTTATCAGATGCCTGAGGAAAGATGTCTGGAGTCCATCGACAGCCGGGACCTGCAGTCAGCCTCTGCTGAAGAGACACAGGTACAACAGCCTGCTCTGGTGTCTGAAAATGAACATACCGTGTCCTGGGTGGGCCAGGAGTTGAGGTCCAGCTCTCCTGAGAAGGCAGAGatgcaggaggaggctgtggtTCCGGACAGCGCTGTGTCTTCTAAAGATCACAGGTTGGCCTCTTTCTTAGCTGGAAAACCAGAAGTGCAGGAGCGTTCTCTGCTGCCTGAAAGTGAATATTGTGAGTCTCCTGAGGGCCAGGAGGTGAcggccagccctgctgagaaggaggTGCAAGAAACTTCTCTGACACGTGGCAGTGAATGTTCCATCTTCCATCAAGGCCAAATACTGCAGTCTGgccccacagcagtgcaggagccAGTGCTGGTCCCAGATAACCAATACGCTGCATCTCCCAAGGGACAGGAGGTGCTCTGTGCTTACACCGAAAAACCAGAGGTGCAGGAGTGTTCTTTTTTGTCTGAAAACGAGTACGAGGCATCCCCCAAAAGGCATCATTTGAGATCCAGTCCTGTTGAAAAAGAAGAATTGGAGGAGCATTCTGAAGCATCTGAAAGCGAAAGTTCAATATCCACTGATAGCCAGGAGTTGCAGCCTGCTGTTGCTGGA
Proteins encoded:
- the SON gene encoding LOW QUALITY PROTEIN: protein SON (The sequence of the model RefSeq protein was modified relative to this genomic sequence to represent the inferred CDS: deleted 2 bases in 1 codon) yields the protein MATNIEQILRSFVVSKFREIQEEQQQQDGGANVEGQPNGDTIPAEQAGPSEASGAAGSCQSDQIVQKIEEVLSGALGTELQCNPDVDKNTVKNSTQSTKRSSTGEDEIPRKKAKKNKKHKSKKKKKKKKKRKKEKKHKKQPKESKLSARPGEPAGVQLAPHLVPEQSSSQVNVQHGVFADANLAGHVQPELCSKPAEGLDNQALGLVSHSVTDSQQSAENLGSGEGTLYAANPPFNLESTQSNIPENTSIAQTRICTSEEQIQQSHENTYPVAINASVVDTGNNTWSSIPSGIVSKSEIQKDSVQALGGTEVALKSQGIGEVKALDAALEPEAMEVLTYSEASHQSVSQRAAQGLETASESLSLASGVTTTPTPANLAHPGAVTVVHMAVAGQEVKIPETTEKSLHMGNVRSVERPSELGGASRTLEPSLQPSVISGSVSMTQGSPLETSSVLKAGVPLQHPLTISAATPVTHMEISAKTPPGPGAVTKMKDTEPATGSVKALETTVEPVVAKDVRAAHESLQGKSLEGTTGSATALGASGVFVQHGVLTGTRGVDRTQGPALPAGLTAMNVVAETRGVPSEPAAVAQTFIPQTAPEVHVAEGFRSPRAKDSEGTSLLRESRPESESHVRGLAPSLSLQKESTQGPGGVLRPVAVVEAKTLPTASMSLQVEGVKASEEALHCGTIASPGLPALERTPEPVVACESMEPVREAEASAGVMPWQATAEREPLHASQTESSIIAQSQVMTLTGPSQTEVLRKRQDSEHVPEAETRSREAILETAQTSETSSKSIQEQVVGHSAAVLESLPRVEENSMASGVLTDMQTQGSTVEHEIAARRTSTQGNELSEIEKAKYLEPASEPGGMRWLESMKESATVEVKGSETGEKLEVPMGDASAAVPENLHAEKQQDLQVVLEAKPAAEWKSSEEAPEILGVSEIKSSEAVPKPGDVKGLETTLEHEVTAEVQYVEGIQSQQVEDMVIEKEDAEQSQTSEPLVAETVFSSSHAAEEKVSAGTPEAETQDLETAPRTDVELKDAEAVAGLEAETKVLEAGPAPETDAEAGSELIEEGQLEDTPEAEDVKEATPEEDSEKRDSETSDVQPDVAARMKETLMRLENVVEKSSHRTSEKKHDSKKQKRSRSKSQSRSRKRKKKSRSRSTSRRLTSKRARSRSRNYSVSRKKHSKSRSRSVEKRERRMSSRRSRRRHSRSSDRYRSKSRSAEKRLSRRRRSRSSDHYRSKSRSAEKRLSSRRSRRRRSRSSDRYRSKSRSVEKRLSSRRSGRRRSRSSDRYRSKSRSVEKGLSSRRSGRRRSRSSDRYRSKSRSAEKRLSSRRSGRRRSRSSDRYRSKSRSVEKRLSSRRSGRRRSRSSDHYRSKSRSAEKRLSSWRSRRRHSRSSDRSKSRSRSSEKGGGWRFRHRSGSSDRSKSRSRSVEKRGRKASVRRSKRQRSKSSDRYKSRSRSVEKRDRKQSSRKSKRQRSKSSDRYKSRSKSVEKKKESSRKSKRRRSKSSERYKSRSRSVEKKRKESSKKSKRKRSKSSDSVKSRSKSVEKKDKLSSAKSSSKHESSELQESAKGLDEDVPQSSFGSEGKSSNGPTSVALSDEGVNGPVLPPSFGSGLSKTSESLEERSSSVEKTVDLQHSAMSELDTSKTPDDQELRSTSVEKTQDSQLSMTSENGSTERAAALESSVLPELPYSTSESRSSSVEKRGEQETSSVAEFQVSASRERESRTAPLKEVEGPELPPALRRDMEVQSSLLSEGGVSNLSDGHDSQHIPGEHKELSQVLQVPERESSQLADSPGAVEAQRPFLPPDMIRPVIPDGCESGQMQEPPLASSGGHFVSPDGHGSGSSFAAPIEEHPLSVGESFKSPYGNEQRFLSVEKVKTPDVSLTSVCGSVEVSANVISVSSFEVHESRSSVDKALDGPTLPQVLEVDCSRSLEMHESRYLTGKIDGAGSLVMSKSGIPICHDGHKAKYNSFEQTESAELSVASELRCSILPEGYKLTSAAVEKVETQKPSLSLESGFSVSADGCESVGTPEKLQPPVTAVPSEGGVLLLPDSHGEMRPVPVEKTEMLNSSELKHLASPDGHKLRSAYSEEVQVQEPILIRESRYSVASDGHELASTTSERAEEPSQVSENEYTIGLDGPELTSTPAEKTELRKLYQMPEERCLESIDSRDLQSASAEETQVQQPALVSENEHTVSWVGQELRSSSPEKAEMQEEAVVPDSAVSSKDHRLASFLAGKPEVQERSLLPESEYCESPEGQEVTASPAEKEVQETSLTRGSECSIFHQGQILQSGPTAVQEPVLVPDNQYAASPKGQEVLCAYTEKPEVQECSFLSENEYEASPKRHHLRSSPVEKEELEEHSEASESESSISTDSQELQPAVAGKTEGQELSLSEGECSMTPECQELQSSPAERVLAKEPSLTSEHALSPGECESGLVCAEETEGVDSAVTAERDHLFFESQEVSFTSLQKADTRDHSPTPENEHGASPDGQELRFTAVEKVDGLEPLTLNDRASMSPDGSDLNSIPAEKMDHAMPSLVPEGRSVSPDNCSVGPGEETGDLEPSLRSERRYSTSSYQEGHEPRSPMEEEGLESSVTSEHRQSLSPEGHDQKSIADEEMDDLERRSTSPDEHESRSSIGEEAEDLEQPLTTERRCSESSDEHESRSTTGEEAEDAETSLAAERRDSISSDDRESRSAAGEDVEDGEPSLTADRRHSTSSDDHESRSSADEEAEDGTAEHRSVSPDGRESRSTVGEEAEDQELSLTAERRHSTSSDEQESRSTAGEDAEDVEPSSAAEQRDSTSSDEQESRSTAGEEAEDVEPLTAEHRRSASPDGAESRSTTAEEEGEDAEPSLTAEQRESTSSDEHESESSSGEEEGEDAEPSLADEEKQDSMPLEQSEEQDSSFVPESRRSESSEREKSRSKSVDKASDKESPQRSVSRHSKSPTHQKSRSTSVEKTADKESVRRYRRRRSRSTARQRSQSTSVEKTADKESSRRSRRRRSRSAARQRSQSKSVEKAADKESSRRSRSRRSRSSQRRSKRYDTDSRSRRNRSRSATRRRASRSRSSSLSRSRHRRRSRSRSASRRRRSLSRDRRKRSQRNRSRSTDRRRRRSDSRDRRISLRLRSRSRTPLRQRRSRSRGRRRSSSRSPIRLRRSRSSGRRRYSRSPDRRRSRSSEFSSRSPKRLTDLDKAQLLEIAKANAAAMCAKSGVPLPPSLMPLLSQKKDDKANQKSSRDTLKELTEKCKKIAQSTDDVIVNKPHVSDEEEEERPFYNHPFKLSEPKPIFFNLSTPSIKPAPPPQPKNQVSLSKEFPVSSGSQHRKKEADSVYGEWVPVDKNGKDDGKDDVFPKPAIECVDITTAMNDRAVAQKRLNENSFDLEAMCMLNRAQEQIDAWAQSNSIPGQFTGSTGAQILSSDELTNSGPQAWIRKDQFLRAAPVTGGMGAQLMRKMGWREGEGLGKNKEGSVEPIMVDFKTDRKGLVAVGEKAQKRSGHYVVMKDLSGKHPVSALMEICNKRRWTPPEFVLVDDSGPDHRKHFIFKVRVNGNEYRPTFASLNKKHAKATAATAALQAMGLVPKESMVNTTMFRSASHR